From the genome of Pristiophorus japonicus isolate sPriJap1 chromosome 18, sPriJap1.hap1, whole genome shotgun sequence:
ttgaatatatttaaggtggagatcgacaaatttttgagcgataagggagtgaagggttatggggcgcgggcagggaagtggagctgagtccaagatcttattgaatggcggagcaggctcgaggggccaaatggcctactcctgctcctatttcttacgttctcatgTCTATTTTGTTCAATGTAATGCTGCCGAATGCTTTGTCTTTCTAAGTATGTACATAAGTTTGTTTTGTGCTGTGTTGAGATCTCCATGGTTTCTGGCCTGTTCTGGCTGCTCCTGTTTCAGATCCGACAGACTGTCTCCAAACACGCCATGGGTCCCAATCGCATTTCCCTGATGCTGCTGTTGGCGGTGCTGGCTTCATTGGTTGAAGGTTTTGACACCAATTCTGGAGTCCCTGGGATACCCGGGTTTCATGGAATACCAGGAATACACGGCAAAGATGGCAGAGACGGCCCAAAAGGAGCGAAAGGAGACCCAGGTAAACAAGCCCTGTGGTCTTCATATTATAGAGCGAAGATTTAGTGTGTTATTCCACTGTAAACAACGCACTTTTATAACTTTTAAAGAGAGAGCCAagtttacagagcagaaggagaccatttggccattCGTGTCTGTGTCGGCATTTTGCTGAAAATTAATCTCACTGTCCCATACCCCAACAATAGCTTGTACCTTCCCCTGCTCCAAATATTTCCTAATTTTTTTCCTTTCTGAGATTCACCAGGCCGGGGTACAAGGACTGGGAAGGGATTGATTGGCTGGGTCGGAGATTGGTGGGACCCAGAGATGCTGGATCTCTGGCCAAAGGGTTTGCAGTGGGAATTGGCGCTGGGAGCAGGCACAGGCTGGGAGAGTGACATGGCCTGTGGGAATTCCCGCTGCTTCCCCCACCTCCTTAGCTCGGAGCAATCTGGATCCAGGCAGGACGCTGGCGTCCAGGTCAAAAGGAGGGGCTGTGCGTGGGGTCCACAGAGGTGGCCAGACCTGGGCCTTGATATGGACCTCAGGAAGGCTGCAGGCTGGCACCCGCTCGTTTATAAAGGGAACACCTTCCAGTGTCCTTGGCGCTCTCAGGCTGTTGCACTGTCTCTCCGCGATTAGCTTTCCAGTGAAGCCGctttcaccgcccgctcactcccTGTGGATGCCTGAGATGTGACAATATTGGCGAAGTTACCTGCCAGAATAATGACATTACATGGCCCTGTCCTGCCAAGACCCCGCTATCAGTGTACTGGTATCAGTCACAGTGATAATCAACCTGTCAGATTATCTATAAAAAACAATCTGGTTCACTAAAATCCTttcggaaacctgccatccttgcccggtctggcctccatgtgactccacaccaatgtggttgaatcGCAACttacctctgaagtggcccagcaagccactcagttatgagggacgggcaataaataccaACCTTACCAGCGGTGCCCACAACCCCACAATTAAtaacagatcatcatcatcatcataggcagtccctcggaatcgaggaagacttgcttccaatctaaaagtgagttctcaggtgactgtacaatccaatgtgggaattacagtctctgtcacaggtgggacagacagtggttgaaggaaagggtgggtgaggagtctggtttgccgcacgctccttctgctgtctgcgcttgatttctgcatgctctcggcgacgaaactcgaggtgctcagtgctctccaggatgctcttcctccactttgggcggtctttggtccgggattcccaggtgcctgtggggatgttacactttatcaaggaggctttgagggtgtccttgaagcatttcctctgcccatctggggctcgcttgtcatgtaggagttcggagtagagcgcttgcttagggagtctcgtgtcgggcctgcggacaatgtggctcgcaaaacggagctggtcgagtgtggtcagtgcttcgagatGATGTAATAAAACATACTCCGATAGGGTCAGGAGTGCAGGCCAGCGCTGGATATTGAATCTGCCGTCATTATGGCAGTGAGGTGGGATCGGGAAACTTTGCCCCCACAGTCTATGCCCCACCTACCACCTGTGACAGCACATTCCATGCTGTAACAACGCTCTGCAAGAAGAAATCTCTCCTAGCCTCTCTCCGCACTCACAGTCAAAGTGCTGTGGTTCCTCTgcactttagaacataagaaataggagctggagtaggccattcggcccttcgagcctgctccagcattcaataagtttggcctcaactccacttccctgcctgctccccataaaccttgattcCTTTAATCACAACATTGCTTGTGAAGATCCTTTGGGTATAAGTATCACCAAGACCTATCAGATAATTCTACTTCTATAAATCGAATCTCGTATCTGGAGTGCCTAATCCcagtacactcctgtatctggagtgcCTAATCCCagttcactcctgtatctggagtacCTAATCCCagttcactcctgtatctggagtgcCTAATTCCAGTTCAGTCCTGTATCTGGAGTACCTAATCCCagttcactcctgtatctggagtacCTAATTCCAGTTCAGTCCTGTATCTGGAGTACCTAATCCAAGTTTACTCCTGTATCTGGAGTACCTAATCCCagttcactcctgtatctggagtgcCTAATTCCAGTTCAGTCCTGTATCTGGAGTAGCTAATCCCagttcactcctgtatctggagtgcCTAATCCCagttcactcctgtatctggagtgcCTAATCCCAGTTCACTCCAGTTATTGCCACTCAAGGTGATGCTGAATCTATACCATATGTTCTTCAAATCTTCACTCAGTACAGGTCTGAGGTGCATCCTTGCAGATGACTCATGGATCATTGGCAAGAGGCCGAGAGCAGGATCCCATTCTGTCCTTTCTACGGGGAATATTGTGTGGTCTTAGAAACTCTTCAGAGATTGAGGGAAAAAGTCCTGTCAGAATTCCTACATAGCTGATTCAAGGCGAGATATCAAGAAGTACTCTTTGCCCAAAGCAATCCCAACTGTGGACTGAATGAGCCAATCGCAGCTGTTCAAATGCTGTTAATATCCTGCCATCGTGGGTTTGCTGCACTTCCCAGCTGTCTGGTTACATCAGTTCGAGGGAAGGACTGTCTGAACTCTGATATACCCGGAGCAAGGACATTCACAATTGCCAAACCAAGAAGATGGAACAGAGTCTTTGCATTGTAAGAATCAAACACTTCCGTGTATATAACGCTTCATCACATCACAGAAACCTCTTAAAGTTCTTCACACTAGGAATCTGTGGGGGTTTCTTCTCTCAAAATGATTACTTTGTGCTTTTTGACAGGGATCCCTGGCTTAGCTCTCAGTCAGGGTGAAATCGGTGATAAGGGCGATCCAGGAATCACAGGCCCAACCGGAAAAAGAGGGCGCAGGGGGTCGCCAGGAGAAAAAGGAGACGCAGGCAACGTGGGAGAGAAAGGTGAGATCGGGAGATCGGGAGACCACAAGAGCACGCTGAAATCGGCCTTTTCTGCAAAGCGAGGTGGGTTTGAATACCCTCCAAGGGACTCGCGCATCAGATTCAGTAAAATCATATCGAACGACCAAAATCACTATGACAGCAACACAGGGGTGTTCACCTGCAACATAACCGGCTACTATTACTTTGTATACCATGCGACATCGGATAATAACTTGTGCGTTAGCCTCAACAAGAACGGAGTGAAGAAAGCTGGCTTCTGCAATCATGGAAATTTCGTTCAGGTCAGTGCAGGAGGGGTTGTGCTTCATCTGCGGATCAATGACAAGGTTTGGCTCGAACCAACAGATTACAATGCCATGATGGGGAAAGAAGATCATGACAGTGTCTTCAGTGGATTTCTCCTCTTTCCAGATTAAGAATTCAAAGAATAAAAAGATTTTTGGCTGAATGCTCGGCTGAAAATGATAAAAGATTGTCTTTATTATAAGTATAACATTTGCCTATTAAAGCTGAAACAAATAATCTCAGCATCCTTCTCTAATTCATGTTATGTGTTGCCAGTTTAAGAGTTGTTACCTGTTTGAATACTCACCACCGTGAATGATGTCAGTGCTGCAGAATGGAATGATTTAATCTCcccgacctacactggctcccagtccagcaatgcctcgatttcaaaattctcatccttgtttacaaatctctcttccctatcactgtaacctccatcAGCTTAACGcccacccccccacagcccccggagatgtctgtgctcctctaattctggcctcttgggcatccctgattataatcactcaaccattggtggccttgccttctgttgcctgggccccaagctctggaactccctccctaaacctctccgcctctctacctctctttctacttcaagacgctccttaaaacctacctctttgacctagttgttggtcatctgccataatttctttttatgtgactcggtgtcaaatgtatttgttttgtcttgaaacactcctgtgaagcgcctcaggacgttttactacattaaaggcactatataaatacaagttgttgttctctgATTGGTGAAGTGGCCAAGTGTAATGCAAGCTATGTCTTGGCACCCAAACAAAGCCCCTTAGAAAGCACTGACTATTACTGGTGCAATAACTTACTGCAAGGGAGAGGGTTACATGGAACCAACTCAATGAGTGGCATCGCGGCACCTGGAAACTGCAGGTTGCATACTTCTGATGTCGAGCGTTGCATTATGTTTGAGCGCTGTTATTTGTGCTTACCGCTTCCATCATTTACTACAGCGAAGTTAAACTAACTTCATTGATACAGATGATGAGCCTGTCCCAGGGAGTGGAGATGGCAGCATTACTCTCAATAATTCAGCCCATGATTCAGTGCATCACACGTATGATGCAATCCAGTGTCACTGTGTCAGATCCAACCCTATTCTCACTCAGAAGCTTGGGTATTAATTGTAATGTGAAAAGatggatctctgcactcctcctcctgctcccccaCTTGGGTCCCACTGAGATGGTAGAAATTGACACTCACCTGGTGTGAAAGGTGAAAAAACATATTGCTGTTCCAGTCACTCTAGCAACTTGGCCTGGAGGCTAAAATCCCACACAGATCAAAAATACTGATTGCCCATTATACAATCTTTCATTCAaatatatcacattgctgtttctgggagcttgctgtgcgtaaattggctgccgtgtttcctacattacaacagtgactacactccaaaagtacttcactggttgtaaagcgctttaagacgtccggtggtcacgaaaggcgctatagaattccaagtctttttctttaaaaaaattctTTGTTCGACACTTAGAAACCCCCATTGTTTCTGCTGCCCTTCAGTACTAAACTTGACAGTCATATTCATAAAAGATCACGTCATTCACACATCAATGGTGACATTTATGGTATGGCTGCCTCCTTTGAAAGGCAGATTCAGACTAGTGATTTCATCATGGAATCTGTAAGAGGCAATTTTATTTCAAATCTTATAGTCTAAGTCAATTCTAAAATGTGGTTAAATTAATGTACTGACTTCAGCATACACATAGTGAGACACATTGTTAAATGGATAAATCTGTGGGTTGTTTACTAATACACACTAAGATATTTCAGTACGAACCCCTAGGAATCTATAAACTGGCCTGAAAAGTCTAGTCGGCCCATTTAGGAGTTGTTCCTCTTTACTGCAGTAATCCTTACTCTGCGACATGTGAGAAACAGCCAGAAGGTAAATAATTAATTGTTGATTCTTGTATTTCCAATGCTTATAACCGTCACCTGTTTCTGCATATAACATGTACACGGACTCGCAACTGAATTATTAGAGAAAATGTTCAATAAATGTGTCTTACAGCGAGGATTTTGTTCATTGCCTGATAATTCTGGTTCCAACTCAAAGTCACTTCAGTGATGTCAGCTTCAAGCGAAGTTAAGTCATGAAATTAGCCCATAAACTGCTGAATAACATCCACATGGGACTAATTGGAGTCTCAAAATGCGTACAGCAATGATATGCCAAGGTGAGTGATTGCAAGGAATGTGCCAATTGATCAACATGTGCCTGTCAC
Proteins encoded in this window:
- the LOC139228769 gene encoding complement C1q subcomponent subunit C-like, which translates into the protein MGPNRISLMLLLAVLASLVEGFDTNSGVPGIPGFHGIPGIHGKDGRDGPKGAKGDPGIPGLALSQGEIGDKGDPGITGPTGKRGRRGSPGEKGDAGNVGEKGEIGRSGDHKSTLKSAFSAKRGGFEYPPRDSRIRFSKIISNDQNHYDSNTGVFTCNITGYYYFVYHATSDNNLCVSLNKNGVKKAGFCNHGNFVQVSAGGVVLHLRINDKVWLEPTDYNAMMGKEDHDSVFSGFLLFPD